From the genome of Nodosilinea sp. FACHB-141, one region includes:
- a CDS encoding LLM class flavin-dependent oxidoreductase → MASQKKQAHLLGFIQHGVNSHATGMWRHPKDKVNWDWSRPPYWQHMARTMERGLFDAMFIADELAPYNNYEKSSDACVKYAVQCPTHEPSTLVPIITTATKHLGVGVTLSTAFEHPYSMVRRLSSLDHLSDGRIAWNIVSSYSKSEWDAYGAEMSDRGHRYERMEEYMELCYQLWDSWAPDAIIADKDSGIFADPAKVKEINFEGEFFRSKGRSFCYRSPQGRPVLWQAGSSDRGRDFAAKHAEAIFAVHPNVDRMRQYSDDLNQRLVKTFNRPPGSVKLIYGLQCIVGESRAHAQEKYEQIRANIPLEGALAWISGHFGPDFSTYDLDEYVQNIEIPGIQGLFESIIYAKGGDPITVKEAALYYAMGMGMPITVGTASDIADTLEYYMDEGGADGFMLVATYTPGCFEEFVDLVVPELQRRGRYRTTYPGTTLRENLLAD, encoded by the coding sequence ATGGCATCTCAGAAAAAGCAGGCCCATCTTTTAGGCTTCATTCAACATGGAGTAAATAGTCACGCCACCGGTATGTGGCGACATCCTAAAGACAAAGTTAATTGGGACTGGAGCCGCCCACCCTACTGGCAACATATGGCCCGCACCATGGAGCGGGGGCTATTTGATGCCATGTTTATTGCCGATGAGCTAGCCCCCTACAACAACTATGAAAAAAGCTCCGATGCTTGCGTGAAATATGCGGTGCAGTGCCCTACCCATGAGCCATCTACTCTGGTGCCCATCATCACGACGGCGACTAAACACCTGGGGGTCGGGGTGACGCTGTCCACTGCCTTCGAGCATCCTTACTCCATGGTCCGGCGGCTCTCTAGCCTCGACCATCTTTCCGATGGGCGCATCGCCTGGAACATTGTCAGCTCCTATTCCAAAAGCGAGTGGGATGCCTACGGGGCCGAAATGAGCGATCGCGGCCACCGCTACGAGCGCATGGAAGAGTATATGGAACTTTGCTATCAGCTGTGGGATTCGTGGGCACCCGACGCCATCATTGCCGACAAGGACAGCGGTATTTTTGCCGACCCAGCCAAGGTAAAGGAGATCAACTTTGAGGGCGAGTTTTTCCGCAGCAAAGGGCGATCCTTCTGCTACCGATCGCCCCAGGGTCGTCCAGTACTCTGGCAGGCTGGCTCCTCAGATCGCGGGCGAGATTTTGCCGCCAAACATGCCGAAGCTATTTTTGCCGTCCATCCCAACGTCGATCGCATGCGGCAGTACAGCGATGACCTGAATCAGCGACTGGTGAAAACGTTCAACCGTCCCCCCGGTAGCGTCAAACTGATTTACGGCTTGCAGTGCATCGTCGGCGAATCCCGCGCCCACGCCCAAGAAAAGTACGAGCAAATTCGCGCCAATATTCCCCTCGAAGGTGCCCTCGCCTGGATCTCAGGTCACTTTGGCCCCGACTTCTCCACCTACGATCTCGACGAGTACGTGCAGAACATCGAAATCCCCGGCATCCAGGGCTTGTTTGAGAGCATTATCTACGCCAAGGGTGGCGACCCGATTACCGTGAAAGAAGCTGCCCTCTACTACGCTATGGGCATGGGTATGCCTATTACTGTGGGCACCGCTTCTGATATTGCCGACACTTTGGAATATTACATGGACGAAGGCGGTGCTGACGGGTTCATGCTGGTGGCCACCTACACCCCTGGCTGTTTTGAAGAATTTGTTGATTTAGTGGTGCCAGAACTCCAGCGGCGCGGACGCTACCGCACCACTTACCCTGGTACAACCTTGCGCGAAAACCTACTCGCTGATTGA